One window of Thermacetogenium phaeum DSM 12270 genomic DNA carries:
- the mreB gene encoding rod shape-determining protein translates to MMLWTEDIGIDLGTATVLIYVKNRGIVLNEPTVVAIDKNTGNLIAVGEEARQMLGRTPGNIIAMRPLRNGVIADYDVTERILRYFIQKATGRRFFFRPRVMVCVPSRITSVEERAVRQASLQAGARQAYLIEEPLAAALGAGIPIHEASGNMVVDVGGGTTDVAVLSLGGIVCTQTLRVAGDEFDEAIARHVRKEYNLMIGERTAEELKIKIGTAYPAAKEPGTVMEVRGRDLVTGLPKTIAVSAEEIAVALQEPVAQVVGAVKEVLERTPPELAADIVNKGIVLTGGGALLHGLDLLISKETGLAVHIAEDAVSCVARGTGKALDMLHVLKNSRHGPRKLL, encoded by the coding sequence ATTATGTTATGGACTGAGGATATCGGCATCGACCTGGGGACGGCGACTGTACTGATCTATGTGAAGAACAGAGGGATTGTTTTAAATGAACCTACTGTGGTGGCCATCGATAAGAACACGGGCAATCTGATAGCAGTTGGTGAAGAAGCGCGTCAGATGCTCGGGCGCACCCCCGGTAATATCATCGCCATGCGACCGCTGCGGAACGGGGTGATCGCCGATTATGATGTCACCGAGCGCATCCTTCGCTACTTTATCCAAAAGGCAACGGGCCGGCGCTTCTTCTTCCGGCCGCGCGTTATGGTCTGCGTTCCCTCCCGCATCACCAGCGTGGAAGAGAGGGCGGTGCGACAAGCCTCCCTGCAGGCGGGAGCCCGCCAGGCCTATTTGATTGAGGAACCGCTGGCCGCGGCTCTGGGAGCCGGGATACCTATTCACGAGGCAAGCGGCAATATGGTTGTCGATGTGGGGGGAGGCACCACCGATGTTGCCGTTTTAAGCCTCGGAGGTATCGTCTGTACTCAAACCCTCCGGGTTGCCGGTGATGAATTCGATGAGGCCATCGCCAGGCATGTGCGGAAAGAGTATAATCTGATGATCGGCGAGCGCACCGCCGAAGAACTGAAGATCAAGATCGGCACGGCTTACCCTGCGGCAAAGGAGCCCGGAACGGTGATGGAGGTTCGCGGCCGTGACCTGGTGACGGGGCTGCCGAAGACGATCGCCGTTAGTGCTGAAGAGATTGCCGTTGCCCTCCAGGAACCGGTGGCACAGGTTGTCGGTGCCGTTAAGGAGGTGCTGGAGCGCACTCCTCCCGAGCTGGCAGCAGATATTGTGAATAAGGGGATCGTCTTGACCGGCGGCGGTGCTCTTTTGCACGGCCTCGATCTTTTGATCAGCAAGGAGACAGGCCTTGCGGTGCATATCGCCGAGGATGCCGTTTCTTGTGTGGCCAGGGGGACGGGAAAGGCCCTGGATATGCTGCATGTTTTAAAGAATTCCCGTCACGGCCCCCGGAAGCTGCTTTAA
- the spoIIID gene encoding sporulation transcriptional regulator SpoIIID, which translates to MQEYIRRRVLEISAYVIETSATVRGAAKVFGVSKSTVHKDLTERLPRINPQMAKQVRFVLDINKAERHLRGGDATRKKYRGE; encoded by the coding sequence GTGCAGGAGTACATTCGCCGCCGGGTCCTGGAGATCAGCGCCTACGTTATCGAGACATCGGCAACAGTGCGCGGTGCCGCTAAGGTTTTCGGCGTCAGCAAGAGCACGGTTCACAAGGATTTGACCGAGCGCCTGCCCAGAATTAACCCTCAAATGGCCAAGCAGGTGCGCTTCGTTCTGGATATCAACAAGGCGGAGCGCCACCTGCGGGGAGGGGACGCCACCCGAAAAAAGTACCGGGGAGAATAA
- a CDS encoding IS256 family transposase yields MAHYQVTVDCDLLQGLFIRDDGLARLVENIVNQILDAQATEQLRAKPYERTEERQGYRNGYRDKLLKSRVGELTLMVPRLRSGHFSTELFERYQRSEQALLLAMVEMVVNGVSTRKVRAVVDELCGTEFSKSTVSSLCKRLDDIVKEWNERDLSSQEYPFLLVDAIVIRVRKGGRVRLSSVLLATGINREGYREILGLMLGDSESEAAWSEFFGRLKERGLKGVDLVVSDDHKGLINAIETHFQGATWQRCQTHFIRNILDACPKSLQGDLHGRLRLIFDAPDMETARRLLNETIEAFGARAPKAVERLEAGFEDAMAVMALPGRYRKRLRTTNGVERLNQEIRRRERVIRIFPNEESAVRLIGAVLVEIDEVWTTGKRYFDMAEYWEWKANTEKQQKEVNNADTQVNVA; encoded by the coding sequence ATGGCTCACTACCAGGTTACCGTAGACTGTGATCTCTTGCAAGGATTATTTATTCGGGATGATGGATTGGCTCGGTTGGTGGAGAACATCGTGAATCAGATACTCGATGCTCAGGCTACCGAACAACTCAGGGCCAAGCCATACGAACGTACCGAAGAGCGGCAGGGGTACCGCAACGGGTATCGGGATAAGCTGCTCAAGTCTCGCGTAGGAGAACTTACGCTTATGGTTCCCCGTCTCCGGAGCGGGCACTTCTCCACGGAGCTTTTCGAGCGGTACCAGCGGAGCGAGCAGGCGCTCTTGCTGGCCATGGTCGAGATGGTCGTGAACGGCGTATCCACCAGGAAGGTAAGGGCGGTTGTTGATGAACTATGCGGCACGGAGTTCTCCAAATCCACCGTATCCAGCCTGTGCAAAAGACTGGACGACATCGTAAAGGAGTGGAACGAGCGAGATTTGAGCAGCCAGGAATACCCATTTCTCCTGGTAGATGCCATTGTCATCCGGGTGCGTAAAGGCGGCCGGGTACGGCTTTCAAGCGTACTTCTCGCTACAGGGATCAACCGGGAGGGATACCGGGAGATTTTAGGGCTTATGCTCGGGGATAGCGAATCAGAGGCTGCTTGGTCGGAGTTCTTCGGCCGGCTCAAGGAGCGCGGTCTCAAGGGAGTGGACTTGGTTGTTTCGGATGATCACAAGGGCTTGATCAATGCGATAGAAACCCACTTCCAAGGAGCGACATGGCAGCGGTGCCAGACCCACTTTATCCGGAACATCCTGGACGCCTGTCCTAAGAGCCTCCAGGGCGACCTGCACGGGCGACTGCGGTTGATCTTCGACGCGCCGGATATGGAGACGGCCAGGCGGTTGCTGAACGAAACGATAGAGGCCTTTGGCGCCCGGGCGCCAAAGGCGGTAGAGCGACTTGAAGCTGGTTTCGAGGACGCAATGGCGGTGATGGCACTACCAGGGCGCTACCGGAAGCGGCTGCGCACCACCAATGGAGTCGAGCGGCTCAACCAGGAGATCCGCCGGCGGGAGCGGGTGATCCGAATCTTCCCTAACGAGGAGTCGGCTGTGAGACTGATCGGAGCAGTGCTTGTAGAGATCGACGAGGTGTGGACCACAGGAAAGCGCTACTTTGATATGGCAGAGTATTGGGAGTGGAAGGCTAACACAGAAAAACAGCAGAAGGAGGTGAATAATGCCGATACCCAGGTAAATGTAGCTTAA
- a CDS encoding ABC transporter permease subunit, whose protein sequence is MRLSFWNKALAWKEWRQNRWKFWGIGVLMSMTPILGTAFYFIIRACFPDAYWGGAGNPSLWSRHLDSMIYVNPSSTSMGMLAIIMALGLGAMLIAGERSPHTLEFLAALPLSRREIAGTKFLVGAGTILGIMVVNLVFMLVMALLFPAGYTPAAACTWFAVTTGVLLALYSLGFLVAVMTGNLLASLIGAFAVAYSPAVIAELIRELLEVFGLLPVDYPHPLSQALTDIGLYLTLPSYIVNYQWSFRNAVWLVPLLLLAGAALFSHGVQLFRRNPLERTGQVLMLGNARRIFQVGISFFGAALAAIIAGNISSLSDTGLQFVVFLGVFLVTWAVIDLYWRGRSRLG, encoded by the coding sequence GTGAGGCTCTCGTTCTGGAATAAGGCCCTGGCCTGGAAGGAGTGGAGGCAGAACAGGTGGAAGTTCTGGGGGATAGGTGTGCTCATGAGCATGACACCAATCCTGGGAACAGCATTCTATTTTATAATCAGGGCCTGTTTTCCCGATGCTTATTGGGGGGGTGCGGGAAACCCATCCCTCTGGTCACGGCATCTCGACTCAATGATCTACGTAAACCCTTCATCTACTTCAATGGGCATGCTGGCCATCATCATGGCGCTGGGTTTGGGGGCCATGCTGATAGCCGGGGAGCGTTCCCCCCATACCCTGGAGTTCCTGGCTGCTTTGCCCTTGAGCAGGAGGGAGATTGCCGGGACGAAGTTCCTGGTGGGCGCCGGTACGATCCTGGGGATCATGGTGGTCAACCTGGTGTTCATGCTGGTGATGGCATTGCTCTTCCCTGCCGGGTACACGCCGGCGGCAGCATGTACCTGGTTCGCCGTGACCACAGGGGTGCTTCTGGCTCTTTACAGCCTGGGTTTCCTGGTGGCGGTGATGACCGGCAACCTCCTCGCCTCCTTGATCGGGGCGTTTGCCGTGGCCTATTCCCCGGCAGTGATTGCCGAACTGATCAGAGAACTGCTTGAAGTCTTCGGGCTGCTCCCTGTGGATTACCCCCATCCGTTGAGCCAGGCCCTGACAGATATCGGGTTATATCTCACTTTGCCTTCTTATATTGTCAATTACCAATGGAGCTTCCGAAACGCCGTCTGGCTGGTTCCGCTGCTGCTCCTTGCAGGGGCGGCCCTGTTCTCCCACGGGGTGCAGCTTTTCCGGCGCAACCCCCTGGAGCGCACCGGGCAGGTCCTCATGTTGGGCAACGCCAGGAGGATTTTCCAGGTGGGTATTTCTTTCTTCGGTGCCGCCTTGGCCGCTATTATCGCCGGCAATATTTCCTCGCTCTCCGATACCGGTCTGCAGTTCGTTGTGTTTCTGGGAGTGTTTCTCGTCACCTGGGCGGTGATTGACCTTTACTGGAGGGGTAGGAGCAGGCTGGGGTAG
- a CDS encoding YwmB family TATA-box binding protein, with protein sequence MRGDFCEVAVAARKLNHSGVRIKRLLPGETGGRKWNTRGVLGMKTPALIKRALPLIILAGAILAAVGPGKRLTLAELSSLLAEGGVLVEGYELEGWSVLESSGELTAVWEKTGLEEALGIADAGIETVPTSWGDRLQVTSSKDGVAVRAAVQRIAGTGGRDLCCILVRCTLPAETTGIPDWERKMKRAFSSLGEDGGISMTIRGKIPVPLGDEAQLAWGRAIFRELRSPVTGILREGSYLSLTGYSSLLPDAVKVSGEKININLALVGSENERETRVYLGTPLISCEY encoded by the coding sequence TTGCGCGGAGATTTTTGTGAGGTTGCCGTTGCAGCCCGGAAACTAAACCATTCCGGTGTAAGAATAAAGCGGCTGCTCCCGGGGGAGACTGGAGGTAGAAAATGGAACACGAGAGGTGTTCTGGGGATGAAAACGCCTGCGCTGATAAAAAGGGCTTTGCCGCTGATTATTCTCGCCGGAGCAATCCTGGCGGCAGTGGGCCCGGGGAAAAGGCTGACCCTTGCCGAACTCTCCTCCCTGCTCGCAGAGGGGGGAGTGCTGGTGGAGGGGTATGAACTGGAGGGGTGGTCGGTGCTCGAATCCTCCGGGGAGCTTACCGCTGTATGGGAAAAAACGGGGCTGGAGGAGGCGCTGGGAATTGCGGATGCCGGGATAGAAACCGTTCCTACTTCCTGGGGGGACCGCCTTCAGGTGACGTCTTCAAAGGATGGGGTTGCCGTCCGGGCCGCCGTTCAGAGAATTGCAGGAACCGGCGGGCGGGATCTCTGCTGTATTCTGGTCCGGTGCACGCTGCCGGCGGAAACGACGGGGATCCCCGACTGGGAGAGGAAAATGAAGAGGGCCTTTTCCTCTCTGGGAGAGGATGGCGGAATCTCGATGACGATAAGGGGGAAAATTCCCGTCCCCCTCGGTGACGAGGCGCAGCTTGCCTGGGGGCGGGCGATCTTCCGGGAGCTCCGTTCCCCGGTGACCGGAATCCTCCGGGAAGGCAGCTACCTGAGCCTGACCGGCTACTCCTCTCTGCTGCCGGATGCCGTGAAGGTGTCCGGAGAAAAAATAAATATCAATCTGGCCCTGGTTGGGTCTGAAAATGAGCGGGAAACCCGGGTTTATCTGGGTACGCCATTAATATCCTGCGAATATTAG
- a CDS encoding DUF3231 family protein has product MAGLTTKELGLIEDNLRQEHLMVQKYNMYANQVKDPEIKNLCQQLRDLHQSHTDILMKHLNEASKMQ; this is encoded by the coding sequence TTGGCCGGTTTGACAACAAAGGAATTGGGGCTTATTGAAGACAACCTTCGGCAGGAGCACCTCATGGTGCAAAAGTACAATATGTACGCTAATCAGGTAAAGGATCCGGAAATCAAAAATCTCTGCCAGCAGCTGCGCGATCTGCACCAGTCGCACACAGACATCCTCATGAAGCACCTCAACGAAGCATCGAAAATGCAGTGA
- a CDS encoding GntR family transcriptional regulator: MKELWFDIDQRSSIPIYQQLVDKIKEAVARGILSTGEKLPSVRELAARIAINPNTIAKAYQELEREGVIETLRGRGTFVALWKSRVNEEAKRRVIREMTEKMLVEAFYLGLPREELLEIIEETVREWYRERGGD, translated from the coding sequence GTGAAGGAATTGTGGTTTGATATTGATCAGAGGTCGAGCATACCCATCTATCAGCAGCTGGTCGACAAGATCAAGGAAGCGGTGGCCCGGGGGATCCTCTCCACAGGGGAAAAACTCCCCTCCGTAAGGGAGCTGGCGGCGAGGATCGCCATCAACCCCAACACCATAGCCAAGGCCTATCAGGAGCTGGAACGGGAGGGTGTTATTGAGACTTTACGAGGGCGCGGTACCTTTGTCGCCCTCTGGAAAAGCCGGGTGAATGAGGAGGCGAAACGCAGGGTGATCAGGGAGATGACTGAAAAGATGCTGGTGGAGGCATTCTACCTGGGTCTTCCCCGGGAGGAGCTGCTGGAGATCATTGAAGAAACGGTGCGGGAGTGGTACAGGGAAAGGGGTGGAGATTGA
- a CDS encoding rod-binding protein, with translation MSSLTVDRPVPDGRELTPPGNGREEARLKDACRQLEAVFWQQLLRAMRRTIPAGGLLGRSYARDVYTDLLDEQYALILAGQERAGLGRLLYEQLRGK, from the coding sequence ATGTCCTCTTTGACCGTTGACAGGCCTGTGCCGGACGGAAGGGAGCTTACGCCTCCCGGGAACGGACGGGAGGAGGCCAGGCTGAAGGATGCCTGCCGTCAGCTGGAGGCCGTTTTCTGGCAGCAGCTGCTGCGGGCGATGCGCAGGACCATCCCTGCAGGGGGGCTGCTGGGGCGTTCCTACGCCAGGGATGTCTACACAGATCTGCTGGATGAGCAGTACGCCCTGATCCTTGCCGGACAGGAGCGGGCCGGACTGGGGAGGCTGCTGTACGAGCAGCTGCGGGGAAAGTAG
- a CDS encoding spore coat protein: protein MTQNQLDDQLCVEDVLSSQKFLSSNYNTAVQEAANPKLRKDLMEIQRQEQDAAQKVFSYMSQKGWYKVSPADPQMIDNARMKAQQQIGGQARMPGGAGREERQFL, encoded by the coding sequence TTGACACAGAACCAGCTTGACGACCAGCTGTGCGTTGAAGACGTGCTGTCCAGCCAGAAATTTTTGAGCAGCAACTATAACACGGCCGTTCAGGAAGCGGCCAATCCGAAGCTGCGCAAAGATCTGATGGAAATCCAGCGCCAGGAACAGGATGCCGCCCAAAAAGTCTTCTCTTACATGAGTCAAAAGGGCTGGTACAAGGTTTCCCCGGCCGATCCGCAGATGATCGACAACGCCCGGATGAAGGCTCAACAACAGATCGGCGGACAGGCAAGGATGCCCGGTGGGGCAGGTAGAGAAGAGAGGCAGTTCCTCTAA
- the spoIID gene encoding stage II sporulation protein D, which yields MRVAKGLRGYRRLGFAVLILSFILVGLPAILVRGCDWKGQPSRTERDTLVKLQLAEGNVLTLPLEEYLIGVVAAEMPASFHEEALKAQAVAARTYALRRLLLEKPDGDHPGAHLCADSTHCQAWISTSEMRKRWGIIHFRYYYNKVCAAVRETEGEVLVYADELIDPVYHSSCGGRGTEDARDVWGEDVPYLKRVSCTFDPPQRQEPVTSRYRLADLVSRMGLSGEAVPAAAGTSSFIRVKERTAGGRVKTVLVGTRTYRGTELRKALGLRSTDFTVEVSGGEVTFRTRGYGHAVGMCQYGAEGLAQKGVPYNKILTYYYRGVSLKKWLPESG from the coding sequence ATGAGAGTGGCGAAAGGGCTGCGGGGATACCGCCGGTTGGGTTTTGCCGTGCTCATCCTGTCTTTTATCCTGGTCGGCCTTCCGGCAATCCTGGTGCGGGGGTGTGACTGGAAAGGGCAGCCTTCGAGAACGGAGAGGGATACCCTGGTGAAACTGCAGCTGGCGGAGGGGAATGTGCTTACCCTTCCCCTGGAAGAGTACCTGATCGGTGTGGTGGCGGCGGAGATGCCCGCCTCCTTTCATGAGGAGGCACTCAAGGCCCAGGCGGTTGCGGCACGCACCTATGCCCTGCGCCGGTTGCTTTTGGAAAAACCCGACGGTGACCACCCGGGGGCACACCTCTGCGCCGACTCCACTCACTGCCAGGCGTGGATTTCCACCTCCGAGATGCGGAAAAGGTGGGGTATTATTCATTTTCGCTATTATTATAATAAGGTTTGTGCGGCAGTCAGGGAGACGGAGGGGGAGGTGTTGGTTTACGCAGATGAATTGATCGACCCGGTTTACCACTCCAGCTGCGGGGGAAGGGGGACCGAGGACGCCCGGGACGTCTGGGGGGAGGATGTGCCCTATTTGAAGAGGGTATCCTGCACTTTCGACCCGCCGCAGAGGCAGGAGCCCGTAACCTCCCGGTATCGGCTGGCGGATTTAGTCTCCCGGATGGGGCTTTCAGGGGAGGCGGTTCCTGCGGCGGCGGGCACATCCTCCTTCATTCGGGTCAAAGAGCGCACTGCCGGCGGAAGGGTAAAAACCGTGCTGGTGGGAACCCGGACCTACCGGGGAACGGAGCTGCGCAAAGCGCTTGGCCTGCGTTCCACAGATTTCACCGTTGAGGTTTCCGGCGGAGAGGTCACCTTTCGTACCCGCGGCTATGGGCATGCCGTGGGGATGTGTCAGTACGGTGCAGAGGGGCTTGCCCAAAAGGGGGTTCCTTATAATAAAATCCTGACCTACTATTACCGGGGTGTCAGCCTGAAAAAATGGTTGCCGGAATCGGGGTGA
- a CDS encoding flagellar hook-basal body protein, which produces MVRGLYTAAAGMMAQQARLDTISNNLANAETTGFRRDEAVFRSFPEMLLWRLERDGGPIGTAATGCVVEGVFTSGRQGGLRETGNALDIALIGDVFLAVRGGDGEVYYTRNGSFTRDGSGRLVTGAGNPVLGVVNGNLEEIYLPDGELVVDTDGALSGAFSAAGEAVERLALVRSGIGQGWRKVGDSLFQGQPPAEEPDDYQVRQGYLEASNVNPVEEMVGMIAAMRAYEMNQKAIQAADVTLEKAVNEVGRV; this is translated from the coding sequence ATGGTGCGCGGGCTCTACACCGCTGCTGCCGGGATGATGGCGCAGCAGGCGCGGCTGGACACGATCTCCAATAACCTGGCAAATGCCGAAACCACCGGCTTCCGCAGGGATGAGGCTGTTTTTCGGTCCTTTCCGGAGATGCTGCTCTGGCGTTTGGAGAGGGATGGCGGACCGATCGGCACTGCGGCGACCGGCTGTGTTGTCGAGGGGGTTTTTACCTCCGGGCGTCAGGGTGGTTTGCGGGAAACCGGCAATGCCCTTGATATTGCTCTCATCGGGGACGTCTTCCTGGCGGTGCGGGGAGGGGATGGTGAGGTCTACTACACCCGTAACGGGAGTTTCACCCGTGATGGGAGCGGGCGTCTGGTGACCGGTGCTGGGAACCCGGTGCTGGGTGTTGTTAACGGCAACCTGGAGGAGATCTATCTCCCGGATGGAGAGCTGGTGGTTGATACGGACGGGGCGCTCTCAGGGGCCTTCAGCGCGGCCGGGGAGGCGGTGGAGAGGCTTGCCCTGGTTCGCAGTGGGATCGGGCAGGGCTGGCGTAAGGTGGGGGATTCCCTTTTTCAGGGGCAGCCCCCTGCCGAGGAGCCGGATGATTATCAGGTGAGACAGGGGTACCTGGAGGCGTCCAATGTTAACCCGGTGGAAGAAATGGTCGGAATGATCGCCGCGATGCGGGCTTATGAGATGAATCAAAAGGCAATCCAGGCCGCCGACGTCACCCTGGAAAAGGCGGTGAATGAAGTCGGTCGGGTTTAG
- the flgG gene encoding flagellar basal-body rod protein FlgG, with translation MLRSLYTAASGMTAQQFHIDTISHNLANVNTTGFKRVRPEFQDLIYLAIRRPTAPEAEGAGRPVGLEIGLGVCTAGTHTIFQQGNLQPTENPLDVALSGPGFFVIRGPGDEEYYTRDGSFKLDAEGNLVTTEGYRVEGVESIPAGAADISIARDGSVSYLDEEGEEHSAGKLAIVRFANPAGLEKVGHNLYRATAASGEALEVDGDSGEAVSVEQGYLEASNVQVVEEMVKMITAQRAYELNSKVIQASDEMLSIASNIRR, from the coding sequence ATGCTGCGCTCACTCTATACTGCAGCGTCCGGAATGACGGCGCAGCAGTTTCACATCGACACCATTTCTCATAACCTGGCCAATGTCAACACGACCGGGTTCAAGAGGGTGCGGCCGGAGTTTCAGGACCTGATCTATCTCGCCATCAGGCGCCCCACAGCGCCGGAGGCGGAAGGGGCGGGACGGCCGGTAGGCCTGGAGATCGGGCTCGGCGTATGCACTGCGGGGACGCACACCATCTTCCAGCAGGGAAACCTCCAGCCGACGGAAAACCCTCTCGATGTTGCCCTTTCCGGCCCCGGTTTCTTTGTCATCAGGGGCCCCGGGGACGAGGAATACTACACTCGCGACGGAAGTTTCAAGCTGGATGCCGAGGGGAACCTGGTGACGACCGAAGGATACCGGGTCGAGGGGGTAGAATCCATCCCGGCCGGAGCTGCCGATATCTCTATAGCCAGGGACGGATCCGTCAGTTATCTGGACGAAGAGGGGGAGGAGCATTCGGCGGGAAAGCTGGCGATCGTTCGGTTTGCCAATCCGGCCGGCCTGGAGAAGGTCGGGCACAATCTCTACCGGGCAACTGCCGCTTCCGGTGAGGCGCTAGAGGTTGACGGCGATTCAGGAGAGGCCGTCAGCGTGGAGCAGGGCTACCTGGAAGCGTCCAACGTCCAGGTGGTCGAGGAGATGGTTAAGATGATCACCGCCCAGCGCGCCTACGAGCTGAACTCCAAGGTCATCCAGGCCTCTGATGAGATGCTTTCTATCGCCAGCAACATCAGGCGCTGA
- a CDS encoding L-cysteine desulfidase family protein, with the protein MAGCGEEVVDFLKRQVRPALGCTDPGVIALAAATARRYLSGTPLKMRLVLSGNLFKNASGARIPRLGEAGIPLAALLGALAGDADAGLEVLKSVTEEDVVRAKELLKRNPVDIEVREICPDLFVEAHLFSEAGEVLVRIEDDYTNVTLVKVDGETLFQRRGDDEDSPLSHCDWERLKEFASSAPLDNFGFLLEGLEMNMSLALLGLEGRYGLGVGKALQSLGEKYRFAQDPLTRTRLLTAAAVDARMGGAELPAMSTGGSGNQGICAFLPIGILAEHFGIDPERKVRGLVFSNLLTLYAKEFIGRLGGACGAAICAGIGVAAAATWMLGGGDREITAAVNNLAGNLSGMVCDGGKPGCAFKVSTSAYEAVLASLLSLNGVEIGRTDGIVGGSIRETMENVAMVCSKGMRETDRCICKIIEGKVIPEKG; encoded by the coding sequence ATGGCTGGTTGTGGCGAAGAGGTAGTTGATTTTTTGAAAAGACAGGTGCGGCCTGCCTTGGGCTGTACCGATCCCGGGGTTATCGCCTTAGCTGCGGCAACGGCCAGAAGGTATCTCTCTGGAACACCGCTCAAGATGAGGCTTGTCTTAAGCGGTAATCTTTTCAAAAACGCCAGTGGAGCGAGGATCCCCCGGCTGGGAGAGGCCGGTATTCCGTTGGCAGCCCTCTTGGGGGCATTGGCGGGGGATGCTGATGCCGGTTTGGAGGTGCTGAAATCGGTAACCGAGGAGGATGTGGTTCGAGCCAAAGAGCTGTTAAAGCGCAATCCTGTGGATATTGAAGTCAGAGAGATCTGCCCCGATCTATTCGTGGAGGCGCACCTTTTTTCCGAGGCGGGGGAGGTTCTTGTAAGAATAGAGGATGACTATACCAACGTCACTCTTGTCAAAGTGGATGGGGAAACGCTTTTTCAGCGAAGAGGTGATGACGAGGATTCGCCATTGAGCCATTGTGATTGGGAGCGCCTCAAGGAATTTGCCAGCAGCGCCCCCCTGGATAATTTTGGTTTTCTTTTGGAAGGCCTTGAGATGAACATGTCCCTTGCCTTATTGGGCCTGGAGGGGCGCTATGGTCTGGGGGTGGGTAAGGCGCTGCAGTCGCTTGGTGAGAAATACCGCTTCGCTCAAGATCCTTTGACAAGAACAAGGCTGCTTACGGCTGCAGCGGTGGATGCCAGGATGGGTGGAGCGGAGCTGCCGGCGATGTCAACCGGGGGGAGCGGCAATCAGGGGATCTGCGCTTTTTTGCCTATTGGAATTTTGGCAGAACACTTTGGTATTGATCCTGAGAGAAAAGTGAGGGGATTGGTGTTCAGCAATCTGTTGACCCTGTACGCCAAGGAATTCATAGGGCGCCTCGGTGGCGCTTGCGGAGCGGCAATCTGTGCCGGTATAGGTGTGGCGGCAGCTGCCACCTGGATGTTGGGCGGGGGTGACAGAGAAATCACGGCTGCGGTGAACAACCTGGCAGGAAATCTCAGCGGTATGGTTTGCGATGGAGGAAAGCCTGGCTGCGCTTTCAAGGTTTCTACAAGCGCTTATGAGGCAGTATTGGCCTCTTTGCTGTCGTTGAACGGGGTTGAAATCGGGCGAACTGACGGCATCGTCGGGGGGAGCATCCGGGAAACCATGGAAAACGTCGCTATGGTGTGCTCTAAGGGGATGAGGGAGACGGACAGGTGTATTTGTAAGATTATCGAAGGTAAAGTGATCCCCGAGAAAGGTTAG
- a CDS encoding metal-dependent transcriptional regulator: MKKHFHTVRGYQLLEQKKKVLTSSMEDYLEMIYRASLKDGYIRITTLSRFLNVQASSASKMVQKLTALGLLDYKKYGIIFLTESGQEMGRFLLERHNIVEKFLKFLGVGENLLIETELIEHHISVHTLQLLSLFNEFLTENSYVREQFDQFRKNHNQKAAQKSALSGNRPVCPDLKEGVSPSEKIGFL; this comes from the coding sequence GTGAAGAAACACTTTCATACGGTGCGCGGTTATCAGCTTCTAGAACAGAAGAAAAAGGTCCTCACATCCTCCATGGAGGACTACCTGGAAATGATCTACCGGGCAAGCCTTAAAGACGGCTATATCCGCATCACCACCCTCTCCCGGTTCCTCAACGTCCAGGCTTCTTCGGCATCAAAAATGGTCCAGAAACTGACGGCCTTGGGGCTTTTGGATTACAAGAAGTACGGGATCATCTTCCTCACCGAGAGCGGACAGGAAATGGGCAGGTTCCTTCTGGAAAGGCATAACATCGTGGAAAAATTCCTGAAATTCCTGGGGGTCGGGGAAAACCTGCTGATAGAAACGGAGCTCATCGAACACCACATCAGCGTCCATACCCTCCAGCTGCTGTCCCTTTTCAACGAGTTTCTGACAGAAAACTCCTACGTACGGGAACAGTTTGACCAGTTCAGAAAAAATCATAATCAAAAGGCAGCGCAGAAAAGCGCCCTCAGCGGCAACAGGCCTGTTTGCCCGGACCTGAAAGAAGGCGTATCCCCTTCCGAAAAAATCGGTTTTCTCTAA